The DNA window GGGGACACACGCAGTCCACTACAGCAGGGGTGTGGAGGCAGGGAATATGAAGGGTGACAGGACCCTGCCCATCTGGAGGGGGCAGTGGCCCTGTGGCTCTGGCAGGTCACTGGCACTTGTGGATCTTTTATGGAAAAATCACTTGCTTTTTAGACATCGAAAACTAAGTCAAAAGTTTaaggatggacttccctggtggcgcagtggttaagaatccgcctgccaatgcaggggacacgggttcgagccctggtcagggaagatcccacatgccgcggagcaactaagcctgtgagccacaacgactgaacctgcgctctagatcccgtgagccacaactactgagcccacgagccacaactacggaatcccacgcctagagcccgtgcttcacaataagagaagaagccactgcaatgagaagcctgcgcaccgcaacgaagagtagcccccgctcgctcgccgcaactagagaaagcctgcgcgcagcaacaaagactcaatgctgccaaaaattaattaattaaaaaaaaaaaaagtttaaggaatCCAGTGCGGTCCTCTTACACGGTGGCTACTTTCTCCCCTGCAGGCCTCCTTATGGCTGGACCTGGAGCTGGGATAGTCATCCCCTTGACTTATTGCTGCTTCAGACCAttctcactccctcctccccaaatCTAGTTTCTTGGGCTGTGCCACCCTTCCCGCTCTGGGCCTCAAGCACCCACCGCCCACAGGGTGGGCCCCTCGTGGGTGCAGGAGATTACTGGAGCTCCCTGCCgctctctctccccagccactCCCTTAGCCGCTcgtgtcttcattcattcacagcACCGAAGTggtccttcccagctccctgcctTGGCACCCCAACTCTAACGATGCTGGGACTCCTCACACTTGGCCAGCTTACACTGCACACGAGCTAAGCCCCCAGCCACCTCTCTCACTGGGCTGAGACCAGCACAGGTCTGGTTAAGGCCAACTCCCTGCCAGTTCCCACAGGCAGCCGACTGGCaagtggggctggaggagagcacagccatgCCACCTCAGTTCAAATTCACGGTCACGAGACCCACTGGCGCCCTAGATGTTGCCCAGCACAACTTCCACACTCCATCCTCTAGGCCAAGACAACCACTTCCAACctgttcctctctccccctcagcccccatccctctccccaccctcactcctgGCTCAAGACCTGGCTTCCTTTTACCAAGAAACTGGAAGCACCCACGAGAGACTTCTACTAGTTCCCACGAGGTatctccccctgccctccactGCTCTTAGCTGAGCCGCCCCTCCCCTGCACACCAGACTGCTCTCTCCGACTCAAGGACACCTCTCCAGCAagcttcccttctcttctgcatCCTCCAGTATTTTCCTCGCTCCTGGATTACTCCATCAGCTTCTAAACATGctcttttgggaattccctggcggtccagtggttaagactccatgcttccactgtagggggcatgggttccatccctggttggggaactaagatcccacaagccgtgcagcatggcccgcccccccccccgcaaaatgctcttttcttttccctttctattGTAAAAGACATAATAAAATAACTCTTCCTAGACTCTCCTTGGGCCTTCAGCTGCCACCCGCTCCTCTGTTCCTCTTTGCGAGAGCTCAGCTGCCAAGAGGGGGTGGGCTCTCCTTTCTACCTCCACTTCTCTTCCTATCAACCCTCCCCACTTGCCACCCAAGCTGCACTGGCCCTGTGTCGAGTCCAGTGCTCCACTCCCAGTCCTCCTCCAGCGGCCCTGGAAGGAGCCTCACGGGTTCAGCCCTCCCTTTCCTTACCAGACAGCTCCCTCCTTCTCAGACCCCAGTGCTGACTCCTCCTCTCCTGCTGCTCTCTGCAGGCTGGATCCCCAGGATCAGTCCAGGTCCTCCCCTGTCTACACTGGCTCCCAGGGCCCACAGAACACTACATCAGCGACTGCCAACTTCTACGTGTATCTATCCCTGCTAGAAGTCTCCACCTGGATGCCCAAAAGGCACTTCTAACCTGCTCTGGCCCAAACAGGGCTCCTGATCTCACCCCACGCCATCTCAGTTCCATCTCAGTTAAGAGccactccatccttccaggtGCCCAGGCCAGATCCCTTGCAGCcatcttctctgtgcctcatacCCCACATCTGTCTGCCAGCAAATCAGGCCAGCTGTACCTTCAAGAGAAACCCAGAGTCCATCTACTTACCACTTCCACCGCCACCATCCTGGCACAGGCCACCATCCTCCCCTGTGGCAccgcccctgcctctgcccattGCAGACCCAGCTCAACACAGGGGCCCTGGTGATTCTCTCGAGGTCCAAATCAGACCAAAGCCCTCCAGGTTTTCACTCAAAGTGAAAGCCAGAGTCCTTACCTGGGCCTTCAAGGCCCTGCCCAtcggcccctcctcctcccttaaCTCTTGATGAGTCTCCAaccccccctcccctcactggcCTGAACTGTGTCCtgccctcagggcctttgcatgtgcccTTCCCTCCGCCTGCAGGTCTCtgcctgcctctgtcttcccagaGACCTCTGCCTGGCTCACCCCTCATGGATTCTAGCCTTTGCTGAAATGTTGCTTCTTACCAAGGCCCACCCTGACCACCTCAGTTAAAATTACTCCCCCGGCCCCCCAGCGTTCTGGATTCCAATGAGAAAGTCAAGAGTGTGTCATGTAGTGCATCATCTTCTAACGCATTGTATCACTCActactttgtttctttgtttatggcTTGTCTCCCCCCACCTACTAGAATGTGGGCAACCACAAGGGCAAGGGTTTCTCTCTTCTGGTCACTGATGAACTCCTGGCAGCTGGAACATACATTCAACACTTGACACAGAAGATGGGAAGGGACAGCCAGGTGGGGGGGGTAGAAAGCTGTCTCAAGCAgaaaaacagcaagtgcaaaaatCTGGAAGTTAAAGAAAGCCTGCGGAGTTCGGTGTGACAGACAGCGGGCTagggagggttttttgttttgttttgttttttgttttagagaTTATATCCCTGACTAATAACTGAATACCAacctttttgtttgtctgtttgtttctttttttttggctgcaccacgtggcttgcaggatcctagttccctgaccagagattgaacccaggtcctaggtagtgaaagcgctgagtcctaaccaatggactgccagggaattctctggggAGGGGGTCTTAATAAGCCTTTCTGCTCCTGAAAATGGGAGGGCGTCAATTCGGCTTCTGCAGGTGAGGGACATGAGTTTTGTTTTCAGAAGATCTCTGTGGTTGTTCCAGGTGCCAAGgcttgtgctgggcactggggaggtggggactACAGAGAAATGGCCACTGCCCTCCAGGGCCCATCCTTCCATCTCAGCGCTGGGTCCCCCTGCGTAGGTGTGGAGGACAGCCAATgcttccccagccccacacagACCCGCTGCCTGGTAGGGCTGTCTGCCTCTTGGGGTCACCTGGCCCTGGCAACTGGCAAGGACAGCCCGCGTGTGGGTGTGAGCCACAGGGCGGAAGAGAACACAGCTGGGGCTGGAAGGCTGGATCCCAGGATCTCAGGGAAAGTGCTAGCCTGGGGCAGGGCACCACCAAGTCTTCTAGCCCCAAGGAAATGCCAAGCAAGTGTGATCTAAGGCAAGTTGCCTCTCAGTGATTCTGTCCTGGCCCTAAGCTAAGAGCTACATACTTTGACCATTTACTAAGCACCAGCTCTATAATTAAGTGCTTCTTAGGTATTCCTGCTAATCATCCCCACAGCACTACAATGGTGGCGACTAATTGCTCTGTTTTACCgaggaggaagctgaggtgcagagaggttagGGACTTGCTCAAAGCCACCCAGTGAGTGTGGATGTGGCTGGGGTGCAGGGAGCTACTGGGCTGGAGGCCAGGTGGACAAGCAGGTGGTTGTTCTTGGGGCGGGGGTGCCTACCTCCATGGTGGCTGCTGCTGGCTGGCTGTCCCTGCTGGTGACCAGCTtcccccaggaggcctggggccgTTTGCGGGTGCTTGCTGGGACCTGGGGGCCTGTCCcctgtggggctggggcccaggcccCTATCTGCAGGGCTGGAGTCTTCCTGCTCACTCTGCTCAAACTCTGGGATCTGGAACATGCTCTGGGCTGCGGGGGTAAGATGGTAGGCGGTTAGGGCACAGCTGGGGCTAACGGGGGCCAGCAGGggttggcgggggcgggggcgcagGCATCCCTggctccctctcccacctcagaacaCCAGGTCcaccctgcctcccaggccccTGGTTGTCCGTTGAGTCTGGCCCAGCAGGAGGCTCAACCTACCCACCCAGGATCTAAATCTCTCAGAGCCCTGGGGCGGTAGAGCAGCCCCAGGTCCCTACCCAGGCCTCGGCCAGACCCGCCCGTGGTGACGGCACACAGGTCTCACCCCAAGCCCGATCTCGAGGACCCTGACCCGGGCCCGCCGCGTCCCTCTAGCACCGAGGGAGTCCGGCCCTAGTTGCCTGGGCAACGGGAACTGTCACCGACACGGCCCAATCAGCTCTCGAAATGTCACTAACTGGCCAGCAGGCGGGGCCACTACCGGCCCGGGCCCCGCCCACCACCTTCCTCCTGGGTCCCTTCTACGTCTCCGGATGCTCAGCTCCCGACTTCCTTATGCCTTGGGCGTGTGTGGGAGCAGATGAGGGGTTCTTTGGGGTCCCCATCTGGGGGCCAGCTCCTGCTGACAAGTCCTTCAGGCTCTCTGGGCCTTAATTCCCactcctgtaaaatggggataatgacaccTCCCTCAGGAGTCGGTGATCCTTGTAAACTGAGTGGTGATTACTGTGGGTGAAGGCACTTTGCAAAGCCGTAATTGAAGCTCAGCCGTCGGATGcaactgttgttgttgttgtcactgCTCCGTCTGAACCGGGTGGCCGGCTCGGGaagtccccctccctcctccccgcgGTGGAAACCTCGCACCGCCCGCATCAGGGGCGCCACTCCCTGCGCCAACTCGGGAGCACTCGAGATAAGTGAGGGAGCCTCCGCCCTGGCAGGATGACTGCCCCGGCGCAGAAGGGACAGGGGCCCCTATGAGGGTGACCATAGGACTCGCGGAGCCTCGCGCCTGGCAGACGGCGAGCCAGGTGAGCGGGAACCGCCGCCGCCCAGGGAGTGCGCGGGCCGGCTAGCGCGGGCTGCGGGGCCAGGCGGCTTAAGGCCCGGGGGCGGGCCCCGGAGGCCATCTTGGCTGAGGGCGGAAGTTTCGTTCAGAGACCGGCTGAAGGGAAGTCGTTACCGCCCCGGGTCGGGCGGCATGATTTCGATTTGAGGATGGGGAAGAGAAGCATGGGAACTGCCGGGCCCCCAAAGAAGCAAGGGCCGCTGGCCCCGGGCAGTGCCAACCCAGGCACTGGCCGGACGCGGCGCAGCCCGAGCGTCACGGCCGCTCGCCGCCTCTTGTAACCCCTGACGCCCGCCAGCGGCGCAAGTCGCGCCAATTCTCGAACGGTTCCGCGCCGGGCGCGGCCCGGTTCTGCGTAGCAGGGGCCGGACTCTGAGCAATTTGCGTAGCGAACGGCGGCCGCGCAGGCGCAGGAGGGGGCGGAGCAGCGGGAGCCGGGGAGCCGGAGCCCCGCGTCCCAGCGACCGGAGCCGGCTACCCCAGCGGCGGCCTGAGGACCCGGCGTCGGCCTCCTCCCGCCCCCCGCGGCTGGAGAGTAGAcgcagtggggggtggggtgggggcagcgtCCGGAATCCCGAGGACGGAAGGCAGAGGCCCTCCCCATCCGGATTGTTGGAGGGGAGAGAGTCCCccagtttggggagggggagagccaGGCGTTGAGCGTCCCCAGCAGCGGCCGCTACCCTGAGCAGACTGGCGTTGGCCGGCTCTCCCCCTCCTGCCAGGACGACTCCAGCGACCAAGACCAGGGACCCCTCTTCTTCAGCCTCTGcacctccacccccctccccacgcccGGCTCTGAGGCTGGCCCAGAGAGCAGTGCTCCCCATCCCCCTCTGCCCTGGAGAGGAAAGGCTGTCCTTCCACACCCCTGAGTGAGGGACCCAGGTTGCCTGTGCCCCGCAAAGGCAAGGGTCCCTCTATTCAGGGGGGGAGGGCCTGGCCAGCCACAACTTCTTTCCCCCTGAGCTCCCCACCTCTGTCTCTGCACCCTACAACTCCCACCCCTCCGTATTTATTTCCCTGGCCCCCTGCCAGCCCCTCCATCTCTGTCTCCGGGATTCAGGCCTCCCTCCCTGACATGGAGAGTAACCTGTCTGGCCTGGTGCCTGCTGCTGGGCTGGTGCCTGCGCTGCCGCCCGCCGTGACCCTGGGGCTGACTGCGGCCTACACCACTCTGTATGCCCTGCTCTTCTTCTCCGTCTATGCCCAGCTCTGGCTGGTGCTCCTGTATGGGCACAAGCGTCTCAGCTATCAGACGGTGTTCCTGGCACTCTGTCTGCTCTGGGCTGCCTTGCGTACCACCCTCTTCTCCTTCTACTTTCGAGATACACCCCGAGCCAACCGTCTGGGGCCACTGCCCTTCTGGCTTCTCTACTGCTGTCCTGTCTGCCTCCAGTTCTTCACACTGACGCTTATGAACCTCTACTTTGCCCAGGTAACCATGGTGacgggtgggggtgggcagtggggtggCAAGCCCCAAGGGCCCCAAAGAATGATGGGCGTCTCTGCTCCCAGGTGGTGTTCAAGGCCAAGGCAAAGCGTCGGCCAGAGATGAGCCGAGGCTTGTAAGTACTGGGGACACTGGTGGGTTCAGCCTCCAGGTCAGGGGCAGGGAGAAGCCCGGTGtccattccttcctccctggTAGGTCTGAGGCGAGGACAGCCCAGAATATTTGTGAAAGGCTTGGAAGAGTTAGGCATCTGGTGCAGATGGCTCAGCAGAGGCGCATTGCATATGTGAAGGACAACTATAATAGAAACAGTTGAGATACTGTGAAGGGAGAGGGTACCAATGTCATCCATGATGGAGGAAGAGTTGGAGGCTCCAGCCCTTGGAAACTCCAAAGCCAAAGGGCACTTCTGGATGACCTTGGGCAGTGATACTCTTGTCATTTGTATAACATCTCACAGTTTATTAAGAGCTTTCACAAAcatctttaatttttacaacttACCTGTGAagctgttattatccccatttgagaggtgaagacactgaggcccagCAAGGTAAAGCAACATGTTCAAGATCACATACCTGGCAGGAGGCACAGCCAGGGCTTAAACCCAGATTTCTGACTCCcaatccagtgctctttctgcTGTACCACAGCCGTCAGTCATCTTCTGACCTCtttagcttcagttttctcatctgtaaaactagaGGAGCAGGGTTCAGACTGGATGACCTGAGGTTCTGATTGACACCGGGGTCTCCTAGGGGAGGCTGGGTGGTTGGGGAGCGCCAAGGGTGGTCTTCTGGGGCTGACCGTGCTGTGGGCCGCAGGCTGGCCGTCCGAGGGGCCTTCGTGGGGGCCTCGCTGCTCTTTCTGCTGGTGAATGTGCTGTGTGCGGTGCTGTCCCGCCGGCGCCGGGCACAGCCCTGGGCCCTCCTGCTGGTGCGTGTCCTGGTGAGCGACTCCCTGTTTGTTATCTGCGCACTCTCTCTTGCCGCCTGCCTCTGCCTTGTCGCCCGGCGGGCTCCCTCCACCAGCATCTACCTGGAGGCCAAGGTAGGGCCACAAGTGCTGATGCCTGGGTGTCCTTTGGGGTGTTTGGGGTCTTCAGAGTAGAGAGAAAGCTGGAACCTACCCTCTCTAAGGATCCTCTGTTGTCATCTGTGCCAGGGGACCAGTGTGTGCCAGGCAGCTGCGATGGGTGGTGCCATGGTTCTGCTCTATGCCAGCCGGGCCTGCTACAACCTGGCGGCCCTGGCCTTGGCCCCCCGGAGCCGGCTGGACGCCTTCGATTATGACTGGTACAACGTCTCTGATCAGGTGGGCATTCGGCACATCTGCCGCctcctcagtagctgtggctcttggCCCCAAGCTGGCCTGGGCCCTGTCTGGGTGCCCCATTGGCACGACTGCAGGTTGGCACAGCCCCTACCTCCCCACAGGCGGACCTGGTGAACGACCTGGGGAACAAAGGCTACCTGGTGTTTGGCCTCATCCTCTTTGTGTGGGAGCTGCTGCCCACCACCCTGCTGGTGGGCTTCTTCCGGGTGCACCGGCCCCCACAGGACCTGGTGAGGGCCAGTGGAGAGGGGCGGCACTGGGGGTACCTGGGCTGGgttctgggggttgggggagggcagtggggggcaggaggaagcATCAATGGC is part of the Balaenoptera musculus isolate JJ_BM4_2016_0621 chromosome 8, mBalMus1.pri.v3, whole genome shotgun sequence genome and encodes:
- the GPR137 gene encoding integral membrane protein GPR137 isoform X1, which produces MRVTIGLAEPRAWQTASQASLPDMESNLSGLVPAAGLVPALPPAVTLGLTAAYTTLYALLFFSVYAQLWLVLLYGHKRLSYQTVFLALCLLWAALRTTLFSFYFRDTPRANRLGPLPFWLLYCCPVCLQFFTLTLMNLYFAQVVFKAKAKRRPEMSRGLLAVRGAFVGASLLFLLVNVLCAVLSRRRRAQPWALLLVRVLVSDSLFVICALSLAACLCLVARRAPSTSIYLEAKGTSVCQAAAMGGAMVLLYASRACYNLAALALAPRSRLDAFDYDWYNVSDQADLVNDLGNKGYLVFGLILFVWELLPTTLLVGFFRVHRPPQDLSTSRILNGQVFGSRSYFFDRAHCEDEGCSWEHSRGESTSMSGSLGSSSWYGAIGREPGWCGGSQTRTTPLLFSQVLGPGSHHHSLYSTPQT
- the GPR137 gene encoding integral membrane protein GPR137 isoform X2, coding for MRVTIGLAEPRAWQTASQASLPDMESNLSGLVPAAGLVPALPPAVTLGLTAAYTTLYALLFFSVYAQLWLVLLYGHKRLSYQTVFLALCLLWAALRTTLFSFYFRDTPRANRLGPLPFWLLYCCPVCLQFFTLTLMNLYFAQVVFKAKAKRRPEMSRGLLAVRGAFVGASLLFLLVNVLCAVLSRRRRAQPWALLLVRVLVSDSLFVICALSLAACLCLVARRAPSTSIYLEAKGTSVCQAAAMGGAMVLLYASRACYNLAALALAPRSRLDAFDYDWYNVSDQADLVNDLGNKGYLVFGLILFVWELLPTTLLVGFFRVHRPPQDLSTSRILNGQVFGSRSYFFDRAHCEDEGCSWEHSRACQAA